A genomic segment from Methanobacterium sp. encodes:
- a CDS encoding transposase family protein, with protein MRNQILTTLNCNIDSIQLKLSDFFTGKNDFETILNDRLKPVKNTQNINQKLYLHENNHFEYINLLCPYCGSKNVIKQEYRQRKLLIDDKEPLNVYLRRYLCKTCGRKSTTNIKSLIKPYKRYINLFKDKLECFLETGYRSLRKTQKDLQNFLENSPSHQTIRNWLTINNKNMIKNTERFYSGYYTYDEQFLRINGQRMYRLTLYDQIRNIPIAEQIVPKRTPAAITQFIQKSTNNKPLISVTTDHMPLYKNIMDYIGVKHQLCVFHLFKMIGDKLYKKLRSKKVTEREKISLCLYFTDIKNIFRTYNSKTSKKRLNKLLEDFNIIPRLLQRFIKQKIIPDYKRLTTFMKNNKIPRTSNTVENYYRQTEPEQIKKKYKTITGILTYLHYKMKNWTQKHITK; from the coding sequence ATGCGAAATCAAATATTAACTACTCTCAATTGTAATATTGATTCTATACAACTTAAACTTTCCGATTTTTTCACAGGAAAAAATGATTTTGAAACAATTCTCAATGATAGATTAAAACCTGTTAAAAACACTCAAAATATTAATCAGAAACTTTATCTCCATGAAAATAATCATTTCGAATATATTAACCTACTTTGTCCATATTGTGGTTCAAAAAATGTTATTAAGCAAGAATATCGTCAAAGAAAGCTGTTAATTGACGATAAAGAACCTTTAAATGTTTATTTAAGAAGATATCTGTGTAAAACTTGTGGGCGAAAATCCACCACAAACATTAAATCGCTGATAAAACCATATAAACGATATATTAACCTATTTAAAGATAAATTAGAATGTTTTTTGGAGACAGGTTACCGTTCGCTTCGAAAAACTCAGAAAGATCTGCAGAACTTCCTGGAAAATTCACCATCACACCAAACAATCAGAAATTGGCTCACCATAAACAATAAAAACATGATCAAAAACACTGAACGCTTTTATTCAGGATATTACACTTATGATGAGCAATTTTTACGAATTAATGGCCAGAGAATGTACAGATTGACATTATACGATCAAATACGCAACATTCCAATAGCCGAACAAATAGTCCCTAAAAGAACACCAGCAGCCATTACACAGTTTATACAAAAATCAACGAATAATAAACCATTAATATCAGTCACCACAGATCATATGCCGCTTTATAAAAATATAATGGATTATATTGGTGTTAAACACCAATTATGTGTATTTCACTTGTTTAAAATGATTGGTGACAAATTATACAAGAAATTACGCAGTAAAAAAGTCACAGAACGTGAAAAAATCAGTTTATGCCTCTATTTCACCGATATCAAAAATATATTCCGCACATACAACTCAAAAACCAGCAAAAAAAGACTAAACAAGTTATTAGAAGATTTTAATATAATACCACGTTTATTACAGCGTTTTATTAAACAAAAAATCATTCCAGACTATAAAAGACTCACCACGTTCATGAAAAACAATAAAATACCACGAACATCCAACACCGTGGAAAATTACTACAGACAAACAGAACCAGAGCAAATCAAAAAGAAATACAAAACCATAACCGGAATACTCACATATCTACACTACAAAATGAAAAACTGGACACAAAAACACATAACAAAATAA
- a CDS encoding rubrerythrin family protein, producing MEKTLENLTKAFIGESQARNRYTFYSKIAKKEGFPQISELFLKTADNEREHAKWLLRLINELKKESGKPIDSIIVEAEAPTTLGTTTDNLKAAIEGEHYENTEMYPEFAEVAEEEGYKEIAKRLRAISKAEEHHEDRYIKLLEIVESGTAFEKTEEVTWICQKCAYTHQGTTPPEECPSCDHPTKYFEILCEEY from the coding sequence ATGGAAAAAACTCTGGAAAATTTAACCAAAGCCTTTATTGGAGAAAGCCAAGCTAGAAACAGGTATACTTTTTATTCTAAAATTGCTAAAAAAGAAGGATTTCCTCAAATTTCGGAGCTATTTCTTAAGACTGCAGATAATGAAAGAGAACATGCCAAATGGTTGTTACGTTTAATTAACGAGCTTAAAAAAGAATCAGGAAAACCTATAGATTCTATTATTGTGGAAGCAGAAGCACCAACCACTTTAGGCACTACTACTGATAACCTTAAAGCTGCCATTGAAGGGGAACATTATGAAAATACCGAGATGTATCCCGAATTTGCAGAAGTTGCAGAAGAAGAAGGATATAAAGAAATTGCAAAACGTTTAAGAGCCATTTCTAAAGCAGAAGAACACCACGAAGATAGATATATAAAATTACTGGAAATAGTGGAATCAGGTACTGCTTTTGAAAAAACAGAAGAAGTAACCTGGATATGTCAAAAATGTGCTTATACTCACCAGGGAACAACTCCCCCAGAAGAATGTCCTTCCTGTGATCATCCTACCAAATACTTTGAAATTCTTTGTGAAGAATATTAA
- a CDS encoding desulfoferrodoxin: MTKINEIYRCNVCGNIVEMVHAGVGELICCGQPMELLIERQTDVGPEKHIPIIENTKKGIKVKVGEVPHPMEENHYIEWVELIIDGKTYREFLEPGDDPEVEFNLNISEDSDLKVREYCNIHGLWHS; this comes from the coding sequence ATGACCAAAATAAATGAAATATATCGTTGTAATGTATGCGGCAATATAGTAGAAATGGTCCATGCAGGTGTGGGTGAACTAATATGCTGTGGGCAGCCTATGGAACTATTAATTGAAAGGCAAACTGATGTGGGTCCTGAAAAACACATACCTATCATTGAAAATACCAAAAAAGGGATTAAAGTTAAGGTAGGAGAAGTGCCACACCCTATGGAAGAAAATCATTATATTGAGTGGGTAGAATTAATTATAGATGGTAAAACCTACCGTGAATTCTTAGAACCTGGAGATGATCCGGAAGTAGAATTCAATTTGAATATTTCGGAAGATTCAGACCTGAAAGTCAGAGAATACTGTAATATTCATGGATTGTGGCATTCTTAA